The following coding sequences lie in one Bacillus rossius redtenbacheri isolate Brsri chromosome 13, Brsri_v3, whole genome shotgun sequence genomic window:
- the LOC134538170 gene encoding NADH dehydrogenase [ubiquinone] iron-sulfur protein 3, mitochondrial — protein sequence MASTLLRQLSHGAKTFLYQNGCDALGVARHAAVRCQHADAAAASQSMPTVRRSDAALRVQLSDFGRYVRECLPRFVQRVQLTAGDELEVLIVPEGVVPVLQFLKDHHTAQFANLVDIAGMDVPSRQYRFEIIYNLLSLRYNARIRVKTYTDELSPVDSVNDVFKAANWYEREIWDMYGVFFANHPDLRRILTDYGFEGHPFRKDFPLTGYVEVRYDDEKKRVVMEPLELAQEFRKFELSAPWEQFPNFREGGPVAEEAKTPDEGKK from the exons ATGGCATCGACCTTATTACGACAACTGTCTCATGGTGCAAAAACGTTCCTGTATCAAAACG GCTGCGATGCCCTGGGAGTCGCCAGACACGCAGCGGTGCGCTGCCAGCACGCGGACGCAGCGGCTGCGTCGCAGTCCATGC CGACTGTCCGCAGGAGCGACGCTGCCCTGAGGGTCCAGCTGTCGGACTTCGGCCGGTACGTGCGCGAGTGCCTGCCCAGGTTCGTGCAGCGCGTGCAGCTGACGGCCGGGGACGAGCTGGAGGTGCTCATCGTCCCGGAGGGCGTCGTGCCGGTCTTGCAGTTCCTCAAGGACCACCACACCGCGCAGTTCGCCAACCTGGTGGACATCGCCGGCATGGACGTCCCCAGCCGGCAGTACCGGTTCGAG ATAATTTACAACCTCCTCTCCTTGCGGTACAACGCGCGCATCCGAGTCAAGACGTACACGGACGAGCTGTCGCCCGTCGACTCCGTCAACGACGTCTTCAAGGCGGCCAACTGGTACGAGCGGGAGATTTGGGACATGTACGGCGTGTTCTTCGCCAACCACCCGGACCTGCGGAGGATCCTGACGGACTACGGCTTCGAGGGCCATCCCTTCCGGAAGGACTTCCCCTTGACGGGTTACGTTGAG GTCCGCTACGACGACGAGAAGAAGCGGGTGGTCATGGAGCCCTTGGAGCTGGCCCAGGAGTTCCGCAAGTTCGAGCTGTCCGCGCCCTGGGAGCAGTTCCCCAACTTCCGCGAGGGCGGGCCCGTCGCCGAGGAGGCCAAGACGCCCGACGAGGGGAAGAAATAA